The Betta splendens chromosome 24, fBetSpl5.4, whole genome shotgun sequence DNA window AGGCACCCTGGGGTGGGCTTCTGCACCTCCCTCAGAGTGTGCATGGGGAGGATCTGGACAACGTTGACGATCATACGAGGAACCTGAGCACAAAATATGACTTCAAGTACCACAATAACGCCTCAACAATAGCTCATTAACCTAAATATGTTTGTTCCTTCCACTTTACCTCATTCATGAGCATTTCCAAGGACAGTGTCATATAGTGAATGAAGTTATCCACGGAAAAGAGAGCCTAGAGAACGTGGAGACGCTGAGCGGGTTAGTTGCACTATAAAATAATCATTCACTGATTTATCTGTGCACATTAGAAAGAAGGGAGGATAGACTTTATCTTTGCAGTAGTCACAGATGTCATTCATGCCCATGAGAATGGTCAAAAGCTTCCAGTCCTCCTCAAAGTTCAGACCCTGGTGAGAGGAGCCTTCAATGATGCGATAATGCGTCCGGATACAGAATTTATCTTAACAGAGGAACCAGAGTCTGTTACCTGGTAACCTCTCAGCGTGTCAATCAAGTTTCTTGTCTGGCCGGGGAGGTTGCTTAATAAAGCAGCATTGGCAACATGTTAGTCATAGATGTAAATACAGATATTATACTTTTGTCATATCGTCCTGTGACACTGCTGGGTCCTTACAAGGTGTTGTGTCCAGTCACAGCCAGGTTAAAGCCAGTGTCGCTGATATGAGCCTCCATCCCGTGGACAGTCTTCCCAGGGGACGCCCCGAGCAGATTTGGATTAAATAACTTGATAATATCTATAATACACAGCAGCGAAACACATGTTAGTGTGTTTACTCTGGTTGACTGTGTTTATATGGAAGAAGCCGTCACATCAAGTGATTGAAACGTCTTACTTGCCAAAGTAACGACATCCTGAAATGACCCGTAGCCTCCAATGCTACAAGAAGGGAGACAAAATATGATGCACAAGCTGATAAACAACAAGGATgcatattctatatatactatTATATAATGATTATCCTATACTATTATTACGATTCACCTCCATGAAACGTGGCGGAACTCAATGGGAATCCCGAGGACAGTGGTGGCGTTGGCACCGATGGCCGTCTGCGAAAAGTCGAGGAGAACGACCTGAGGAGGAGCTAATGAGCGCGGGACGCACCGATCGTCACCTGTGGAACTGAGCGAGCGTCACCCAGTGACACCTACCGTCAGAGAGTCCCCCAGGGCGGCGATGACTTTGATATCCGCCGCCTTCACAAATTCAACTGGGCCACAGGACGACAGGAGCGACAGGAAGGGGAGAAGAAGGTGTTAGACGGGTGTGTTCAACTGAAGCAGGCGCTGGAAACCACCGAGAGCAGGTTGATTTGAAGCGGACGTGGATGTGGACGGACCTGAGGACGGGACAGACGGAGAGGGGCTCATGTCTGGGCACTGGAACACCGGATGCTGGAAGCTCACGGGGCGGGTTTTGTCAGGAAACTCCTGAAGAAGCAACAAAGCTTCATTAACAAGTCATGAAGAAATACTGGTGGTTTAATTTAGCTCATAACAAAACAACTATACATTGAATCAGTCCAGTTGTGTAGCAAAATCAAAGGTTAAACCAGAGTGGTACCTTGCTGAGGGCCTCCTCGCTGTAGTGCCGTATTCCCTCTTCATATTCCCACAACCAGTCGTTGCCTTGCAGAGAAACATTGGTTCCAAAGTTTCCATTTCAAACGCTTCCGTTGTCCCAAACAGCGTTAGCACAATCATTGCACAAAACAGACTCAACCACTTATAGTTAACCTACGTTTTCATTTGTGACCCAATGTTAATTTTCCATGAATCATGAACAATGTGTCGGGTAAAAGGGGCCCgttgtaacaataaatacatacacCGCTCACGTGTCATGGGCTCTCCTGCTTATCCCAGCACTTACCTTTGACAGAGGCGCACAGCACACACGTTGCCACGGCGATCCAAAGCCACCCCATAGTAATGCGTATGAGCCAGTCAATGGGTCACGCCAACAGCCTGCACAATGCGATGCTCGGTCTTTACAGCGCTCCCGCGTCGAGCGGCCCTCCCTCCGGAGCTGAGCGACAAGCGCGGGGCCAGTGAGGAGCTTTGAGGTCCAAAAGAAGCAAGAGCGAGCTCAAAACTACTGGTTCTGCTCgatttgaaaaaataaataatgccaAACTGTAAAAATCAAGTTAACCTGTCAAGCATTAAAGGCTCAGAGgtcatttatttgtttctttacaAACGGTGATGATAAAAATGCAGTGAATAACCTTGACCTGgtttcatcacacacaaactgtgacGTGTGTGGACGCAGCGACGTTCCTGTTCTTCCTGTGAAATCATCGGCCCCTCGTTCCCGAAAGCAAATTCTAACAAGCAGACACTGTAATttaacaaatcaaataaataaactagACATTTCTATGATCAATGGCCAATTTTAACATTTTGCTCCTATTGGGAGTTTTGTTGTGGGTCTGGAAATATACAGAGAACAGCTAATGTGTAACCaaacatgaaagaaaaaaaaaaaaaatcaattcagATTAATTTAGAGTTTGATGCCATGTCGTGTTTAAAGCTGCCCCAGTTTCTGCCTAAGCAGACATCCCAAAACAAAACTGTTCCTAAAGTAATGAACCGTAAGACTCAACAACTAGAATCAACCCAAGAAGAATTCTAGATTAGCAGAAATGACACGGGTCACTTTGTTAGCTACACCTGTAAAATGAACACAAATACCATAAATCCTACTTTGATAAGATTAGAATTCCTCAGCTTTTGTGAGAAATTATGTTAAAGCAGATTTGGTGCATTGCATCAGGCTGCAGGTGTGGACCAGACCAAGTGGCCAGTGAATGAAGGGAACGTACAGCGACCTTCAAACACTGTTCTCTGCTTCCTTTTACTggactgtgtgtctctgcttaCATTATGGACGTCAGCtccacttcagcagcagcttcttctttCTAGAGTCCTGCTGCACTGATAAAATCATAAACAACCTACATCCAGTCAAGATTTTCCATCAATCAAATGATCTGTTCAACTTCCATGGCTTAAGTACAGTTACGGTTATAGCACTGTTGCTAACGCTGAATTAACAAAAACCTCCCTTGCTAAACTCCAAAGCAAACACCCAAATAACTAAGTTATCATCAAAAcatgtatgtgggatttgttaaGGATCTAATAAAAATTTAATTTGTCAAAATGCTCAGAGAAAACCTGCAAAAATGTGAATCTTTAATCAGCAGGACTGGGCTTCAAATAAAATGAGTTCACATTTTGCTGCTTGTATCTTATTTTCTAAATTCTGCACAAAATTAGGATTGAAGCAGTTTAATTGAGTGCAACTTTCTCAAAGTAAAAACTCTAAATGTGCATATTAGATTCCAACTTTGCAGTCTGATTATTCGAGTCCGAGGAAAACATTTGATCTGGCAACTGCAGGGATATTTCCATGGAGCAGATGCGGGTGCTTCTGGGAGTATCCTGAGTCACACGCTAACAAGTCCCCAGTCTCCGTTTTGCTCTTAACGCTGCTGTCAATAAACACCTCGACAGTCTCGCTCTCAGCAAAGGACCAGCATATTTTAAACATAAGAGAGTTGAGAGATTGAACGTCGTAGTCGTGTTTTCAGATTTTGGAGGGGAGCAGAGAGAGTGGGAGTCGTGCTCACACAAGCAGGTATTCAGATAGAAGGCACCAGCTGCTCCTTGCAGTAGTCTGGCAGAGTCTGTCTCTCACTGCCCTCACTCCATCTGACTTCCTTTCACTgctgctcgtcttcctcctggGCTGCACCCTGGTCTTGCGTTTCTCCCTGATCCTGTGGCTCGGCGTGAGGCTGTGGCTGGTCCTGAGGTGCTCTGGGGGGGGTTGCTGGAGCGGCGGCAGGAGGTCGGGGGCGCACCACGATTTGGTGCTGGCGCTGTCTGTAGGCAATGACTGTGCCCAGCAGCAAGGCTATGACAGTCATGAGGTAGAGGTCCCACTCCGGTCCTAGTAGCTGGTCCAGATCCACCTGAGAAATGGCCTCCTTCATCTGGCAGGAGACAAGATGGAGGATTAATTCAATTCTTCCCCATTAaagaaatcttcttataaacaCCCTTTACCATTTCTAAGCTAATTGTCAGAACTTAAGCTTAAACATTTAGTAGTACTCACATTAAGATCCTGCATGTACTGCAAGGTGTAAACCAGACCCAACTTGCACAGAGCCAGGAAAACTGGGACCTGGGCATCAGGACTGGCTTCAGCAGCCATGTCGTAAAATCGTTTAGCCAGATGGATGTCCTGCACAGAAGACGTGAAGCAGCTCTTAATCGCAAGCCCGTCTTTGCTTCTTAGATGCTAATAAATGCACCAACTGTGGAATGAGAACGTGAATAggctcatgtctgtgtgttactagtaaaagctgctgctcacctgtttTATGCCAAGTCCTTTCTCATGCATGTAACCAAGGTTGAACATGGCCTGggcgctgtgctgctgctctgacgccAGTCTGTAGTGGATGACGGCCGTCTCATAGTCCACATCCGTGCCATAGCCATAGAAGTGGTAGTCCCCGAGTTTTATCCGTGCCACAGTGTAACCTGGGAAAGACAACGTTCG harbors:
- the si:dkey-177p2.18 gene encoding phospholipase B1, membrane-associated isoform X3; the encoded protein is MSPSPSVPSSVEFVKAADIKVIAALGDSLTTAIGANATTVLGIPIEFRHVSWSIGGYGSFQDVVTLANIIKLFNPNLLGASPGKTVHGMEAHISDTGFNLAVTGHNTFNLPGQTRNLIDTLRGYQGLNFEEDWKLLTILMGMNDICDYCKDKALFSVDNFIHYMTLSLEMLMNEVPRMIVNVVQILPMHTLREVQKPTPGCLLQRSFCSCLIEPIAKSPELQELVQVNLEFQRRLEELLYSDRFFRDDFAVVLQPFLKHADPPRLANGKVDMTFFTHDCFHFTIKGHEELAKGLWNNMFQPEGGKMIVSSFSDPISLICPPVEHPYIFTRPVAARSDPMLLQCGSSWQWAIALLFSLRVALGLDSTLLGLCW
- the si:dkey-177p2.18 gene encoding phospholipase B1, membrane-associated isoform X2 gives rise to the protein MGWLWIAVATCVLCASVKGNDWLWEYEEGIRHYSEEALSKEFPDKTRPVSFQHPVFQCPDMSPSPSVPSSVEFVKAADIKVIAALGDSLTTAIGANATTVLGIPIEFRHVSWSIGGYGSFQDVVTLANIIKLFNPNLLGASPGKTVHGMEAHISDTGFNLAVTGHNTFNLPGQTRNLIDTLRGYQGLNFEEDWKLLTILMGMNDICDYCKDKALFSVDNFIHYMTLSLEMLMNEVPRMIVNVVQILPMHTLREVQKPTPGCLLQRSFCSCLIEPIAKSPELQELVQVNLEFQRRLEELLYSDRFFRDDFAVVLQPFLKHADPPRLANGKVDMTFFTHDCFHFTIKGHEELAKGLWNNMFQPEGGKMIVSSFSDPISLICPPVEHPYIFTRPVAARSDPMLLQCGSSWQWAIALLFSLRVALGLDSTLLGLC
- the si:dkey-177p2.18 gene encoding phospholipase B1, membrane-associated isoform X1, whose protein sequence is MGWLWIAVATCVLCASVKGNDWLWEYEEGIRHYSEEALSKEFPDKTRPVSFQHPVFQCPDMSPSPSVPSSVEFVKAADIKVIAALGDSLTTAIGANATTVLGIPIEFRHVSWSIGGYGSFQDVVTLANIIKLFNPNLLGASPGKTVHGMEAHISDTGFNLAVTGHNTFNLPGQTRNLIDTLRGYQGLNFEEDWKLLTILMGMNDICDYCKDKALFSVDNFIHYMTLSLEMLMNEVPRMIVNVVQILPMHTLREVQKPTPGCLLQRSFCSCLIEPIAKSPELQELVQVNLEFQRRLEELLYSDRFFRDDFAVVLQPFLKHADPPRLANGKVDMTFFTHDCFHFTIKGHEELAKGLWNNMFQPEGGKMIVSSFSDPISLICPPVEHPYIFTRPVAARSDPMLLQCGSSWQWAIALLFSLRVALGLDSTLLGLCW